The sequence TGAATAATGCTGTCAAACTCATAAATATTCGAGAATGCTACTGGATATTGTAACAAATTGAAAGAAAGAATGACGAAATTTTTGACATCTCTCTAATTTCAAAGAGGGAATATGAATTAGAGTACATTCATAAAATACTCCACAAGTTGAGAATGGGGAAAAAAGATGCTTTGAATCCAACAAACTCACAAAATAACATTACTTATAACATGCTAACTCTCTCTGTAGGATGATATCTTCCTTCCTCGCACCCCAACCATATATACAAGTGGAAAACCCATCTTGGATGTTTTTTTTCTCCGTTTTTATATTAGTAGAACGCGTAACATACCCGGTTTCACCAAAGAAGAACAAGTAGAAAAGCCACTGATGCATACATGTCCCCATGCCAAAATGCTAGCAAATATTGTCTGAAATCATATGCATTGCACAGTGTACAGCATCATCTGAAGGAccattgaatttcttctagcgTTTTCCCTTTGGTTTCCGGAACCCACAGAGCAACAAATGCTGTGGTGAAAGCTGATGTCAATGCATAAATGGTGAAAGTCCCTGCAAAACGTTTGTACCCCCACAATTATCAACTCCAATGTTAATCGAACATGTGATTTCATGAGAAATTTATGTAGTTTGTGGCACGTTTCGTTATTTGAAAGTGTGTTCAGTTGACAGTTATGCTATTGTTAAAGTGTCAATTCTTTTAATTCAACATTGAAGACCTTATATTTTTCCAAAATGTGGCATACTGATGAACTTTAGAGTACGAAGAAAATTGCACTCAAAAACTCATCAAACAAGGCCTTAATATGGCGTATAAAAAACACACAGAGAGGGCAAAGAGAACCTCCGCTGCTCCAAGTTAACAGCAAGTTAGCTGTCAATGTTACAATCGTGGCTGACAACCAATTAGCCAGTGTGGCTACGCTACCGGCCAGACTTTTAATGCTCACCGGAAGAATCTGCAACAATCAAAATTAGAATCCCATAAACATGGGGAAGAAACATCACTTATATAACTACTCACCGTACCTCGGACATTATAACCCAAGGTATAGCTCCAAGTCCTATAGAGAAACCAACCACCAGAATCTTGGAAAAAAAACCTAGTTAGTTCATTTGGAAACTCGATCTACCAAGAAATGTGAAGAAATATGAATAAACAGATTGGCATATATGTATAAGAGTTAAGACATACCACGAGCCCAACTAGAGCTAATATTTCCAACACGGAATGAGAGTTTTCTGGTAAAATATTCTGCTTTCCATGAAaataataacagttattaaatagTAAATAGTCATGATAATGAAAATGTAACAAAAACCACACACACCTTTAAAAAGAATGCAATTGCAACTAGGAGGCTACTAGCAGTCATTAGTGACGAGGATACCTGGCGACATATATTAGTTAATTTTTTGCTTACAGTTCTCGAgtaaattaaaacatgattcaAGCAAAGGAGTGGAGATACACACGAGAAGAAGAATTCGGCGGCCAGCTTTGTCAACTAAAGTAGTAGCAATTCCGGTGACAATAACCTACAACAAGATGGGATTCATTTATCATCCAAGGAACCATAAAATTTCAATTGTTTTCCAGGTCCATAACTTGATAATATTTACCTGAATGGTTCCAATACCAAATGTTGCAGCTTTGCCAGATGAAATTCCTGTTCAAATTCTAAACGTTAGCTCCTACTAAAATGAAGGTCAATGGAAATCTGAAGATTGACTTTATATGCTCACAAAGAAAAAAGCATGGGGTTAACCTGCAGATAGAAATATGCTGCTTGAATAGAAAAGGACACCGTTTATACCACTGAGTTGCTGAAGCATTAGTAGTCCAATTCCCACCTGAGAACGAATAAACAGAGTTCTTTATTGAGGAAAgtattacaaataaaatcattcaTAGAGCAGTTAAACATAAACTTTGATGTGATTAAAATGTACCATCAAAGGATACCAATAGCGTTTTCTTTTGAACTCCGAAAACTTGATAGCAGTTCTCTTGCTTGATGAAGCCACGGATCTCTGAAGATAATAAGAGAATATGTAAACTTAAAGATGGTCTCTAGTATGAAATTAGTCAGCAAGATTAAAGATAACCTCTAAGGTATCCTGATATACAGTTTGGGATTAAAATTGATACCTTGATCTCATTTACTTCAGTAGATATGTCTGTTTCAAATCCACGTAAAACTTGCAGAGAAGTTTCGAAATCTTCATTCATGCCCATTTTAGCCTAGACTTTTTAAGATTAATAACAGGTCAGTAGAAATCAATCGAATACATTATAAATTTAGTACACAAGTTTAGGTCTCATACCAACCAACGAGGAGACTCTGGTATAAAAAAGAGTCCAGGCATCAAGATTAGACACGGTAGAGTTCCTGCAAGCAAGACATGTATCATCTATCACTTTACTACATATTACATGAAACCCCATATGATTTTCTACAAGATCCATTagcaagaaaagaaaaaataattttttgtttgaTCAATACAATGACAGATCACATGGGGATAGTGAAAAGATAAATTGACGtttattgaatattgaaatAAATACATGTCTTTTAGAGTGTAATTCAGCAAAAACagtgaaaataatatatcaaaacaacaGTAAAAGTGTCAATACTTAAGTACCAATGAGACTCGATTCGGTAAAAATTGCTAAAAGAAACCAGAAATTTGTCTCAACTCACCAATAACAGCAAGCATTCTCCACGGCAGAAAAAGCCCCAGCAAATAAGCCAGCATTATTCCAATTGTTACTGAAAGCTACATTGCAAGTTACCAAATAACTTCAAATTTTCATAAGCCTCCAAAGTTCAACAACTAGCTCAGGTGCACTGTTGAACTAGCAAATTTATAATAAAGCAAACCTGATTTACAGCTCCAAGACTTCCTCTCATATTTTGAGGAGCTATCTCGGCTATGTATACCGGCACCTATTAACATTGCAATAGCAGAAACACAATCATTTTCATCTTCTGATCATACAAAACAAGAGGCTATGTTAACCATTCATTTAAAGTTACCGTGTAAGAAATTATTCCGACGCCAAAGCCTGCCAATAACCTTCCCATAAACAAGAACGACGAGTCCTGCACATAAATCACACAGTCCCCTTACATTTAACATTATCATCAGAACAGTATTAACATGCTTCTAGTCTAAAACCTTGAAAATTTAACACTCACTTTCGCAAATGAAATAGCAAGCCAGCCGACAATATTGGGGATTGAAGCAATCATCAGTGACTGcatttcaagaaattaaaacacaataatatacaCATTTTAATATCAACAATCATAAGTAAAACAAGAACACATGGAGTCCAATTATTTACAGCTATTCATATCAGTAGCAAATAAACAAAGCAAGGATATTATGGTAGGATAATCATACCCCTTTTCTTCCAATATATTCTGCAATCTGACCACTTGCTATTGCTCCTACCATTGCTCCAACATTTgctaaagaaccaaatattgaGAACTTCCCAACCAAAAAAACAAAGAGATAAAAGAAATTATGTTTTGTTTAACACAAATTAAGACCCAACCCTCCCAAGATGCCAaatttattttcgaaaaaatAATGGGCTACCTCAGAAATGTTGAGACCAAGATCTTTAATGATGTCGGCTTGAGTAGGATTAGAGTATCCGCACTGAAACAtggaaaaaaaagaagaagaaacgtAGACAACATAAATAACGAAGAAAATTGCAGCAAAAATTCTCTTCGAGAAAATCATACGACTCACTCACCGTGAAACCGAATTGAATCGGGCCGAGTGCGACGATGAAAACGCAAAGAAAGATGGAGATGGACTCGCGTATAATGTTAATCGACGAACCCATTATGCTGGACTGCCGGGAGCCCATTCCCGCCATGCGGTACCAGCTCCCGGTATGCAACAAAGGCTTTCGCAGCCCATCCTCGGCGGCGATTTCTGAACTCATGCTCAGTAAATATAAATGTACGTATATCAACACAGATGAACACCACGCTTTGATCTGATCTTCTCCTGGGATGTTTACAACGCTGAGAAATCCCTTCGAAATGCCTCGATAGAAGGATAGAATTCTCGGGTTTCTTGGTTTCTGGCAGAGAAAATGGAAAGAaggtggaattgcatggtttgATTTGCGAAGTATTTGCGGTGACGTTAGTTGGAAATGATGGGGCGGAATTGATCTACGGAGACGGAGGGAGAAGAATGCGAGCTGAGATTGGAGTAGCTCAAATGTCTAATGTCATTTTAGATcaccatttttattttttgtatgtaTTGAgaatttgtttttttctttttttaaaaaaacaaattggaTTTAGATTTAGATttggatttaataaaattttaaactttgatttggatataatcttattattatatcttattATAGTAGATATTAAGTAAATTAatcattttatatgattttattttttcttctcCGCTAGATTTTTTCATATTTGTTAATCACTATAATATAATTCTGGCTTTgtgatttttgatttttttttaatatgtataAAAATGTCATCACTTGTAAAATTGATATATTTATTACGTTTTAATAACTATTTATGTATGAAAAtgctatattttttatttataatttttttttctttaaaaaatacGAATTGTACACAATACATGCACGAGAATactagtaatatatatatatatatatatatatatatatatatatataccatttTAATTCAATTGTTGATGCGATAATAAAAAATACTTATATGACATCGAAAATATTAACGAAAATGTTGACTTGTGAGATATCGTGTCGgcaattaaatcaaaataactgaaatattataattaatgcatcaaaacaaaattttaacaaCTTAATTGACCAAACTAAAAAACATGGGAAAAAATCTTTCCCCTTTTTTGTTTTAATTGGAATAAAAATTGCATCTGCGTGTTTAAGTAACTTATTATACAAAATTAGTAAAAAATTTCGATGCGGATATAGGATTCCGAAAATACTTAATCTccgtttaatttttttttaaaaaaatcatatgaaCATGTCATACTAAacttttagtttatttattttcagtaaaaCATTCATGTTCTTTATCTAtgttttttaagttttaaattatatgatcACGTGTCCGTTaacattaaataattattagataaaaataatatatgtatttaaaaatttctattttaatatgatttcttaacacaataaatttttaatacgtGCGTAGGACGTGTATAACAACTGAAAACGCAGCGGAATTACTCTTGAGTTATGGTGTAATTTTGTTATAGAAAAATTGTAATTTAGTCTCAGGTTTTTCGTTGattgtgagtagtttttctaatttatttaggtagatttaAGTAGTTTATTTGTCTGAGATAAGCAAGCCTTGAATCAATGCTCAAGTCCCCAATTTATTTACATTGTTGTAATTGATTACTTgtacttattttttaaaaaaaatatatgttttttccCCGATTTATCATTTGTGTTGTCAAATTAGTTTTAgttcatttttttgttatttttaaatgaAACATGACAAA comes from Henckelia pumila isolate YLH828 chromosome 4, ASM3356847v2, whole genome shotgun sequence and encodes:
- the LOC140863374 gene encoding sugar transporter ERD6-like 6 isoform X1; the encoded protein is MSSEIAAEDGLRKPLLHTGSWYRMAGMGSRQSSIMGSSINIIRESISIFLCVFIVALGPIQFGFTCGYSNPTQADIIKDLGLNISEFSIFGSLANVGAMVGAIASGQIAEYIGRKGSLMIASIPNIVGWLAISFAKDSSFLFMGRLLAGFGVGIISYTVPVYIAEIAPQNMRGSLGAVNQLSVTIGIMLAYLLGLFLPWRMLAVIGTLPCLILMPGLFFIPESPRWLAKMGMNEDFETSLQVLRGFETDISTEVNEIKRSVASSSKRTAIKFSEFKRKRYWYPLMVGIGLLMLQQLSGINGVLFYSSSIFLSAGISSGKAATFGIGTIQVIVTGIATTLVDKAGRRILLLVSSSLMTASSLLVAIAFFLKNILPENSHSVLEILALVGLVILVVGFSIGLGAIPWVIMSEILPVSIKSLAGSVATLANWLSATIVTLTANLLLTWSSGGTFTIYALTSAFTTAFVALWVPETKGKTLEEIQWSFR
- the LOC140863374 gene encoding sugar transporter ERD6-like 6 isoform X2, with protein sequence MSSEIAAEDGLRKPLLHTGSWYRMAGMGSRQSSIMGSSINIIRESISIFLCVFIVALGPIQFGFTCGYSNPTQADIIKDLGLNISEFSIFGSLANVGAMVGAIASGQIAEYIGRKGSLMIASIPNIVGWLAISFAKDSSFLFMGRLLAGFGVGIISYTVPVYIAEIAPQNMRGSLGAVNQLSVTIGIMLAYLLGLFLPWRMLAVIGTLPCLILMPGLFFIPESPRWLAKMGMNEDFETSLQVLRGFETDISTEVNEIKRSVASSSKRTAIKFSEFKRKRYWYPLMVGIGLLMLQQLSGINGVLFYSSSIFLSAGISSGKAATFGIGTIQVIVTGIATTLVDKAGRRILLLNILPENSHSVLEILALVGLVILVVGFSIGLGAIPWVIMSEILPVSIKSLAGSVATLANWLSATIVTLTANLLLTWSSGGTFTIYALTSAFTTAFVALWVPETKGKTLEEIQWSFR